The following proteins are co-located in the Leptodactylus fuscus isolate aLepFus1 chromosome 8, aLepFus1.hap2, whole genome shotgun sequence genome:
- the STUB1 gene encoding E3 ubiquitin-protein ligase CHIP: protein MKGKEESSGGRPSGVSGGPGGIGGSPEKSVSAQELKEQGNRLFVARKYQEAVSCYSKAITRNPSIAVYYTNRALCYLKMQQLDKALADCKHALELDCQSVKAHFFLGQCQMEMENYDEAIANLQRAYNLAKEQRLNFGDDIPSALRIAKKKRWNSIEERRINQENELHAYLTKLILAEKERELEETKRKHEEENMDENRSRAQLSCVATKHDKYLAEMDELFSQVDEKRKKRDIPDYLCGKISFELMREPCITPSGITYDRKDIEEHLQRVGHFDPVTRSPLTQDQLIPNLAMKEVIDAFICENGWVEDY from the exons ATGAAGGGGAAAGAAGAGAGCAGCGGAGGTCGCCCTTCTGGAGTCAGCGGTGGTCCGGGGGGTATCGGCGGTAGCCCAGAAAAAAGCGTCAGTGCCCAAGAATTGAAAGAACAGGGCAATAGACTGTTTGTGGCACGTAAATATCAGGAAGCCGTGTCCTGCTACAGCAAAGCCATT ACTCGAAACCCCTCCATCGCAGTGTATTACACTAACCGGGCTCTGTGTTACCTGAAGATGCAGCAGCTGGACAAGGCGCTGGCTGACTGTAAGCACGCCCTGGAGCTGGACTGCCAGTCTGTCAAAGCCCACTTCTTCCTGGGGCAGTGCCAGATGGAAATGGAGAACTACGATGAGGCCATCGCCAACCTGCAGAGAG cCTATAATCTGGCCAAAGAGCAGAGACTGAACTTCGGAGACGACATCCCAAGCGCTCTGCGGATCGCCAAGAAGAAGCGATGGAACAGTATAGAGGAGCGGAGGATCAACCAGGAGAACGAGCTGCACGCCTATCTCACCAAACTCATCCTGGCCGAGAAGGAACG GGAACTAGAAGAGACAAAGAGAAAACATGAAGAGGAGAACATGGATGAGAACCGCAGCCGGGCCCAGCTCTCCTGTGTGGCCACCAAACAT GACAAATATTTGGCAGAGATGGACGAGCTCTTCTCTCAGGTGGACGAGAAGCGTAAG AAACGAGACATCCCTGACTACTTATGTGGAAAGATCAGCTTTGAGCTTATGAGGGAGCCGTGTATAACCCCCAGCGGAATCACCTATGACAGGAAGGACATTGAGGAGCACCTGCAG AGAGTCGGACACTTTGATCCTGTGACCCGAAGCCCATTGACCCAAGATCAGCTGATCCCAAATCTAGCCATGAAAGAGGTGATTGACGCCTTCATATGCGAGAACGGCTGGGTGGAGGACTATTAG
- the JMJD8 gene encoding jmjC domain-containing protein 8, which translates to MALFIRFYLLLHVMAAPALSEKTEYTECDGGWQWNNYSPVQEEERCTVERRDASITYSEFIERYAYKRPVIIQGLTDNSEFQSLCKREQLLRMYGDRTVRLSTANTYSYDKVDVPFQEYVEHFLRPQDLDSLGVDTLYFFGDNNFTEWGSLFQKYIPPPYKLPGTTGVYSFGIAGSGTGVPFHWHGPGYSEVIYGRKRWFLYPPDKNPDFNPNRTTLSWMLETYPLLPAEERPIECTIRPGEVLYFPDRWWHATLNLDTSVFISTFLG; encoded by the exons ATGGCACTTTTTATCCGCTTCTACCTCCTGCTACATGTTATGGCAGCGCCAGCACTGTCCGAGAAGACTGAATACACAGAATGTGATGGCGGCTG GCAGTGGAACAATTACTCTCCGGTCCAGGAGGAGGAGCGCTGCACGGTGGAGAGGAGAGACGCCTCCATCACCTACTCAGAGTTCATTGAGCG GTATGCCTATAAGAGGCCGGTCATTATTCAGGGACTCACTGATAATTCG GAGTTTCAGTCACTGTGCAAGAGGGAACAGCTGCTGCGGATGTACGGAGATCGCACCGTCCGACTCAGCACGGCAAACACATATTCTTACGATAAAG TGGACGTCCCCTTCCAGGAATACGTAGAGCACTTCCTGAGACCCCAGGACCTGGACTCGCTGGGTGTGG ATACTTTGTATTTCTTTGGTGATAATAACTTCACAGAATGGGGGTCTCTGTTTCAGAAATACATCCCTCCTCCATACAAGCTGCCTGGCACAACCGGGGTATATAGTTTTGGCATAGCTG GTTCTGGTACAGGGGTGCCCTTCCACTGGCACGGGCCTGGCTATTCGGAGGTGATATACGGCAGGAAG CGCTGGTTCCTTTATCCACCCGACAAGAACCCAGATTTTAACCCTAACAGGACCACACTATCCTGGATGCTAGAGACATACCCACTATTACCTGCCGAAGAGCGTCCCATAGAGTGCACGATCAGACCCGGCGAG GTTCTGTACTTCCCAGACCGCTGGTGGCACGCCACCCTGAACCTAGACACTAGCGTCTTCATCTCCACATTCCTGGGGTAG